The nucleotide window GCCCGCCTGCTCACAGGCAACAACATGACGTGCAAGCAGTGAACAGATGCCAGTGGATGGACCGGCACCAATCAGATTGCCCGGCTCCGCCAGCATAATCTGTTGTCCAAAGAGCGACATCCAAGACAAAGACACCATCTCTTCCAAGGCTTTGCTGAGACTGTATGGATGCGGAGGCTGGGGAATCCGGCCGGGTTCCGGCGTATATTTTAACCTCGATCCCACAATAACAGTTCGTGCTGCCGGACAACTACGCAGCGCATCCAGCAAATACAGCACAGCCATCACATTGGTCTCCAGGACCAGTAGCGGATCTGCCCACGAATCGGGTACGGAATTCTTGCCGGCGAGATGCAGTACATAGTCTGGCTGCACCTCGTCGATCAGGTGACGCACTTGCTGTTTATCATTCAGATCACAGACATGGACTTGGGCTCCTTTACCGAATGAATACACATCCGGTCTCCGGACTACCGCTGCAACCACTGCACCCGCTTCCCGAAAATAAGACACGGCATGTCGCCCGGTAAATCCGGAGGCGCCTGTAATCAATACTTTCTTGCCTGTCAGCTCTGCTCCATCCATAATGCCAGCTCCTTCAGCATTGTAGAATAATCCGGCAGGTCTGTCTTCACATCCTCGCGAGTGGATACCAGCGTACGGTCCTGCACCATACTGTCATCACGCACAATCGTCACATCCTGCTTATCCCAGGTCTGCTTGAACAACACAAGCAGGTCATGCTTGCTGACAGGTACCGGATGCGCCAGGTGGATGAGACCACTAACGGATGAGGCCAGATAATGGTCTACCCATTTGGCCAGCTCAAGCGTGGTCACACCGTTCCAGAATACGCGGGTATACCCGCCTACTTCACCTGTGTTGGACATAAACCATTGCATCAGACCAATGCCACCCTGCCGAATTTCAGGCCCTATAATGGACGTGCGGATCGTCAGATGACCTTCGTCTTGAACTTCGCCAAGTGCTTTGGTGATGGCGTAAGCAGAGGTCCCGTCTGTGACATCATCTTCCCGATATGCTCCCCGGTCTCCGCTGAACACACAGTCTGTACTGATATGAATCAGACGTGCACCAATCTCATCCGCAACCCGCCGCAGACGATGCGGCAGGAAACCATTAATATGATATGCGGTGATTTTGTCCTCATCTGCAAAGCTGTTCAATACACCTACAGCATTAATAATCACATCCGGGTGCACTGCTTCTACCATTCGGTCGACCATGAAGCTGTCGTTCACATCCAAGAGCAGACCATTCGGGTCCGTGACATCCCGAGTTGTATAGAAGACGCTGTGTACACCTTGACGGCGGAAATAGTCGACCAGAATATGGCCGGCCATTCCGTTCCCACCAAGTATCAGCAGTTTCATGACAGGAATCCTCCGCGTTTCAGAATTTCACGAATCTCCTCTTTGGTCATCAGTTGATGTTCGGAACTGAAACTGTTGAAGGAGACCGGAGGGCAATTGTTGTAATGTTCACGCAGTCCCGGGATACCGAGAGTAGGGAGAATAACCAGATACTGCTCATCGTAGACCACAGTGGTCATACTCTCGAATTCACTCATCAGTATTTCATGAATTTTCTCCCCTGGACGAATACCACGTTCCACAATAGCCACATTCTCCACGCCGGAATCCTCAATCAACACCTCAGCAAGATCCACGATTTTACATGTCGGCATCGTCATGACAAAGATCTCTCCGCCCATACTCTCCACCGATGCTTTGAACAGCAGGGTAATGGCGTCCTTGAGGGTAAGAAAGAATCGAGTCATGCTCATGTCCGTGATGGAGACCTGCCCTTTCTGGCGGATCTGATTCTTGAACAGATGCACCACACTGCCGTTTGTTCCCAGTACATTCCCGCCCCGCACCGTAACAAACTTGGTATCACTGTGCAACAAGTTGGCATATACGATTAATTTCTCGCCGATGGCCTTTGTCATACCGTAGAAGTTGGACGGATTGGCAGCCTTGTCAGTCGAGATATAGATGACTTTTTCCACCTTGTTCTCAATAGCCGCCTCGATCACATTCTGTGTACCAATCACATTGGTTTTGAGCGCTTCGTACGGCTGGTCTTCACATACCGGAACATGCTTGAGCGCAGCCAGATGAAACACATAGTCCACATGCTGGCAGGCAGCCGTCAAGGCGTCCTTGTCACGAATATCTCCAATCCGGAAATGAAGACGCGGGTCTTCAAAATCACGACTCATGGCCACTTGGCTGGACTCGTTCCGGGAATACACAATAATTTCTTTCGGCTGCTGGGGCAGCAGTTGAGCCACAAGTTCATAACCCCATGATCCCGTACCGCCAGTCACGAGTATACGCTTATTTTCAAACATGCATTTTCCC belongs to Paenibacillus sp. FSL H8-0079 and includes:
- a CDS encoding SDR family oxidoreductase codes for the protein MKLLILGGNGMAGHILVDYFRRQGVHSVFYTTRDVTDPNGLLLDVNDSFMVDRMVEAVHPDVIINAVGVLNSFADEDKITAYHINGFLPHRLRRVADEIGARLIHISTDCVFSGDRGAYREDDVTDGTSAYAITKALGEVQDEGHLTIRTSIIGPEIRQGGIGLMQWFMSNTGEVGGYTRVFWNGVTTLELAKWVDHYLASSVSGLIHLAHPVPVSKHDLLVLFKQTWDKQDVTIVRDDSMVQDRTLVSTREDVKTDLPDYSTMLKELALWMEQS
- a CDS encoding NAD-dependent epimerase/dehydratase family protein, producing MDGAELTGKKVLITGASGFTGRHAVSYFREAGAVVAAVVRRPDVYSFGKGAQVHVCDLNDKQQVRHLIDEVQPDYVLHLAGKNSVPDSWADPLLVLETNVMAVLYLLDALRSCPAARTVIVGSRLKYTPEPGRIPQPPHPYSLSKALEEMVSLSWMSLFGQQIMLAEPGNLIGAGPSTGICSLLARHVVACEQAGKTEAFRLSGRDSTRDFLDVRDAVRAYATLLVKGASGTVYPVVSGVERSLGEIADLLLSMTEAEVPVRWDGASSGPDGAGKQEELSMLRKLGWKPLIPFATSLQDILSDVRAQQGRTTS
- a CDS encoding polysaccharide biosynthesis protein, which encodes MFENKRILVTGGTGSWGYELVAQLLPQQPKEIIVYSRNESSQVAMSRDFEDPRLHFRIGDIRDKDALTAACQHVDYVFHLAALKHVPVCEDQPYEALKTNVIGTQNVIEAAIENKVEKVIYISTDKAANPSNFYGMTKAIGEKLIVYANLLHSDTKFVTVRGGNVLGTNGSVVHLFKNQIRQKGQVSITDMSMTRFFLTLKDAITLLFKASVESMGGEIFVMTMPTCKIVDLAEVLIEDSGVENVAIVERGIRPGEKIHEILMSEFESMTTVVYDEQYLVILPTLGIPGLREHYNNCPPVSFNSFSSEHQLMTKEEIREILKRGGFLS